The following nucleotide sequence is from Cellulosilyticum sp. I15G10I2.
AACAAAAACTAAAGCTAAGTTAAAAAATACAAATAAGAAAAGATAAGCATAAACTGAATCATAAACTAGCGGAGCTTATTTGACACTGCTAGTTTAGTTAAAGACAATTATAAAACTTGTAATAAAATATATTAAGTTGCGAAAAGAGTTGATAGAGTGAGATTAATTAATGTAAATGCAATAAGAGAGGGAGATATTATTGCAAGAGATATTATAAGTTATGAAGGAGGGATCCTTCTCACCCGTTCTAGTAAATTTAAGAATGCTTTTAGACAAAAATTATTAGAGCGGAATATTTATGAGGTATACATAGATGATGAATTATCACAAGGTATATCTCCACAAGACATTATTAATCCTCAAATAAGACGTCAGATTAATCAGGATATAAAGACTGAGTTTGAAAAAATAAAACATACTTTAGATATTAATGTAGAGGGTATTTCTAGAATTACAACCACTTTATTTGAGGAACTTTCTAAAAAAGAGATTGTATGTGATGTCATGGATCTTAAAATGAATGATGATTATACGTATCAGCATTGTATAGGAGTAGCTATCTTAACGACCATTGTATGTAATAAAATGGGTATTCGTAAAGACCATGCCCATAAAATTGTTATGGGCGCACTGATGCATGATATAGGTAAGATTATTATACCTAAAAATACTTTAAATAAGCCAGAAAAGCTTACACAAGAAGAATATGAATTACTTAAGACCCATGTAGAGATAGGCTATAGAATAGTAGAAAAAAATAGCTCTGTAAGTCCCATTACAAAACTTGCTGTACTTTGTCATCATGAGAGAGAAGATGGTTCTGGCTATCCTTTAGGAAAAGGGGACGAATTACATATTGGCGCAAAAATAGTAGGGGTATGTGATGTATTTCATGCACTTATGTCAAATCGACCTTATAGACAAGCTTTATCTGTTAAAGAAGTTATTGCCATTGCTCAAATGGAGAAGATTAATGTACCTATAAGACAAGTCGTAGAAAGTATTTTAGCTTTTTATCCAGTTGGAAGTACTGTTCTTCTAAGTAATGGTGATATTGGTATTGTAGAGAAAAACTTCGTTCAAGACGTAGCAAGACCACTGGTAAAAGTCGTTTATAATGTGAACACCCACCAAAAGCATGAATACAAGCTTAATTTACAAGAGCGTTTGGATGTCTGTGTAGCAGAAAAAATTCCGGATATTCCTCATTCCTGATACTAAAAGTTTAACTTATAAAGAAACTCAAAAACGCCTCCTATAGAAGCTTCTATAGGA
It contains:
- a CDS encoding HD-GYP domain-containing protein: MRLINVNAIREGDIIARDIISYEGGILLTRSSKFKNAFRQKLLERNIYEVYIDDELSQGISPQDIINPQIRRQINQDIKTEFEKIKHTLDINVEGISRITTTLFEELSKKEIVCDVMDLKMNDDYTYQHCIGVAILTTIVCNKMGIRKDHAHKIVMGALMHDIGKIIIPKNTLNKPEKLTQEEYELLKTHVEIGYRIVEKNSSVSPITKLAVLCHHEREDGSGYPLGKGDELHIGAKIVGVCDVFHALMSNRPYRQALSVKEVIAIAQMEKINVPIRQVVESILAFYPVGSTVLLSNGDIGIVEKNFVQDVARPLVKVVYNVNTHQKHEYKLNLQERLDVCVAEKIPDIPHS